CGGGATCTTCCTCGCCGACCTCGACGAGGACGGCGTCCCCGAGTCCGATTTCGAGTTCCTCGACCGCGGCCACCCGCAGCGGGTGAGCTGGCTGCGCAACCGGAGCGTGGTCGGCCTGCCGCGCCGCTCGCCACGGCCTGCCGGCGGCTCCCTGTCGCCTTAGGCGCGCCACCCGCTTCTCCCGTTCCCGCTCCCGTTCCCGTTCCCGTTCCCGATCGGGTTCCCGTCCCCGTCCCCGGATGTGCTTAGAATGTGGCCGTGACAGCGCGCACCGCCGACGTCGTGATCTGCGGGGCCGGCATCGCCGGTGTCTCCGCCGCCTTCCAGCTCGCCGTCCGCCACAGCCTCCGCGACGTCGTGCTGGTCGACGAGCGGCCGCCGCTGACGCTGACCAGCGACAAGTCGACCGAGGCCTACCGCAACTGGTGGCCGGGACCGGACGACGCCATGGTCGGGCTGATGAACCGCTCCATCGACCTGCTCGAGGAGCTCGCGGCCGCCACCGGCAACCGCTTCCTCCTCAACCGGCGCGGCTACGTCTACGCCACCTCCGACCCGCGGCGAGCGGCTGCCTACCGGACGACCGGCGAGCGCGCCTCGGCGCAGGGCGCCGGTCCACTGCGCGTGCATGGCGCCGGGACCGAGGCCCCAACCTACGTCCCGCACCGGTCCGACGCCTGGCGGGATCAGCCGCAGGGCGCCGATCTGATCGTGGACCCGGCGCTGATCCACGAGCTCTTCCCCTACCTCGCCAGCGATGTCCGCGCCGTCCTTCACACCCGCCGCTGTGGCTGGCTGTCCGGCCAGCAGCTGGGCATGGAGCAACTCGAGCAGGCGCGCGCGAACGGCGTCCACCTGATCGAGGGGCGGATCACCGCGGTCGAGGTCGACGGTGGGCGCGTCGGCGGGGTGCGCGTGGCCACCCCGTCATCGGAGTACACGATCGCGACCCGGTGCTTCGTCAACGCCGCGGGGCCGTTCCTGCGGCCGGTCGCCCGCCTGCTCGGGCTGGACCTCCCGGTCTTCTCCGAGCTCCACGTCAAGATGTCGTTCCGCGACCACCTGGGCGTCGTCCCCCGCAGCGCGCCGCTCCTGATCTGGGAGGACCCCCAACGCCTGTCGTGGACCGACGAGGAGGCGAGGCTCCTGCGGGAGAGCGCCGCCACCCGGTGGCTGACCGAGGAGATGCCGCCCGGCGTCCACATGCGGCCGGAGGGGACCGAGCACGCGATCATCCTCTGGCCGTACCATGTCGGCGAGGTCCCCGAGACGTTCCCGATCGAGCTCCCGCCCGGCTACGCCGAGATCGCCCTGCGCGGCATGACGCGGCTGGTCCCTGCGCTCGAGGCGTACCTCGACCACCTGCCCACCCCGTTCGTCGACGGCGGCTACTACACCAAGACCCGGGAGAACCGTCCGCTGGCGTGCCCGCTCCCGGTCGCCGGCGCGTTCCTCCACGGCGCCCTGTCCGGCTTCGGCCTGATGGCGTCGTCGGCCACCGCGGAGCTGCTCGCGCTCCACATCACCGGCGGTTCGCTGCCGGGCTACGCGCCCGCCTTCGACCTGCGCCGCTACGACGACCCGGCCTACCTGCGCTCGCTCGAGCTCTGGGGGACCTCCGGGCAGCTCTAGCCCGCGTTTCTCATCGCCCCGGAAGACACGCTGCGCGCAGCTCGACGATGGGGTGGAGGGCCGAGCCCGGGAGCGCCTGCGGAAGATCGGATCGCAGTGGTCCAAGATCGACTGAAACTTCCAGGATTCCCGTCGATCTCGTCAAAAAGTGGTCGAAATGGTCGAGAATGGACAAGAATCTCAGCGAAATCGACCTAGAGGTGGTCCAATCTAGCTGAATCGGCGGCGGGCCGCGCCGATTTCCAGCCGCCGGCAACGCCGCCAGGCCTACAATGGCCCGGCCGTGACGCCGTTGCGCTTCATCCGCACCGCCTTCGCCTGGGCCTTCGGATGCCTGGCCACTGTAGGCTGCACCCTGCCGGCGCTGCTGATCTCGCGGCTTCCCGGCGGCGACCCCGTGGCCCACCGGATGGCGCGGCTGTGGGGCCGGCTCTGCGTCTGGGGGACCGGTTGCCCGGTCAGGATCGAGGGCCTCGCCCACGTCGACCTCGCCCGCCGCTACGTCGTGATGGCCAACCACCAGTCGGCGCTCGACATCCCGGTCCTGATGGCGGTGCTGCCGGCGGCGTGGCGCACGGTCTTCTGGGCCAAGGAGAGCCTGTTCCGGGTCCCGGTGCTCGGTTGGGCGATGCGGATGCTGGGCCACATGCCGATCGATCGGGTCAACCGCCGGCTCGCCGGCAAGATGCTCTCGGACACCCTGCGGCAGGTGGAGGATGGCCGGTCGATGCTGGTCTTCCCCGAGGAGACCTACGGACCGCCCGGACAGCTCCTGCCGTTCCAGCGGGGCGGGTTCGTGTTCGCGCTCAGGTCCCGGCTCGACGTGCTGCCGGTGGCCGTTCTCGGCACCCGCGACGCGCTGCCTCCAGGCGTGCGGCGGGTGGCGCCCACACGATTGACCGTCAGGTTCGGGGAGCCGATCGCGACCTCCGAGCTGGCGGTGGGCGACCGGCCCCTGCTCGCCGAGCGGACTCGCGCGGCGATCGAACACCTGTGCCGCGAAGGCCATCCCGGTCACGACCTGCCGGACTGACCCCGGTGGGGCACACGGGTGGTCAGCAATGAGCGCCGGGCCAGGCGCCGCGGGCGTTTCGTGGTATCCGCGGTCCTTGAACGCGGATCGACTGAACCGCAGCGGGCACAGAGAACGCAGAGGTGGGTCAACGTGCCTTCCACCGGCTGCTCGGCACCCTCCGCGACCTCCGCGGTTCTGAACGGGCGGGAGGAGGAGCTCCCCTACTCCTCTGGTTTTCCGCTTCTCGACGCCCCGACTCCTGCCGCGCCCCCGGCCCCGCCTAGTGTCCCTCCGATCGCGGCCAGCAGCTCGCGGAAGCGGTCGCTGTCCCGCACCGCCTCGAGATCCGGGTCGGCTCGCATCAGGGCGGCGTCCGCGAAGCCGAGCTGCACCGCGTGCTCGAGCGCGTCCAGCGCCTGCGACCGGCGGCCTGCCAGCGACAGCGCGCAGGAGCGGTTGTACCAGACCGACGGGTTGTCGGGCTGGATCCGGCACGCGACGCCGAGTGCAGAGGCGGCGTGGCCCGGCCGGCGGTCGGCGATGAGGCCCTGTGGCATGTAGACCGCCACGTTCGAGAACAGGTGGGCCAGGACGCGGCGGGCGGTGGCGGCCTCGAGCCCGTCGCCCTCGGCCTGATGCTCGAGCCGCGCGACCTCGAGATCGTTGGCCAGCGTCTCGGGCGGCGCCGCCGGCTCGGCCGCGAGGAAGCGCGCAAACACCTGGTTGATCCGCTCCCGCTCCTGCCGCTCGCGCTCGGCCCATCGCTCCTCGAGCGAGGCGGCGCGCTCGACCTCGGGGTCTGCCTCGAGCGACAGCCAGCGGGCGTGCGCCGCAGCGACATCGCGCAGGCCTTCGAAGTCCAGCGCCGCCGCCTGGTACCTGCGCATCGCCGCGAGCTTCTGGCCATCGGCCTCGAGCGCCGCCGC
The sequence above is drawn from the Thermoanaerobaculales bacterium genome and encodes:
- a CDS encoding FAD-dependent oxidoreductase encodes the protein MTARTADVVICGAGIAGVSAAFQLAVRHSLRDVVLVDERPPLTLTSDKSTEAYRNWWPGPDDAMVGLMNRSIDLLEELAAATGNRFLLNRRGYVYATSDPRRAAAYRTTGERASAQGAGPLRVHGAGTEAPTYVPHRSDAWRDQPQGADLIVDPALIHELFPYLASDVRAVLHTRRCGWLSGQQLGMEQLEQARANGVHLIEGRITAVEVDGGRVGGVRVATPSSEYTIATRCFVNAAGPFLRPVARLLGLDLPVFSELHVKMSFRDHLGVVPRSAPLLIWEDPQRLSWTDEEARLLRESAATRWLTEEMPPGVHMRPEGTEHAIILWPYHVGEVPETFPIELPPGYAEIALRGMTRLVPALEAYLDHLPTPFVDGGYYTKTRENRPLACPLPVAGAFLHGALSGFGLMASSATAELLALHITGGSLPGYAPAFDLRRYDDPAYLRSLELWGTSGQL
- a CDS encoding lysophospholipid acyltransferase family protein, with translation MTPLRFIRTAFAWAFGCLATVGCTLPALLISRLPGGDPVAHRMARLWGRLCVWGTGCPVRIEGLAHVDLARRYVVMANHQSALDIPVLMAVLPAAWRTVFWAKESLFRVPVLGWAMRMLGHMPIDRVNRRLAGKMLSDTLRQVEDGRSMLVFPEETYGPPGQLLPFQRGGFVFALRSRLDVLPVAVLGTRDALPPGVRRVAPTRLTVRFGEPIATSELAVGDRPLLAERTRAAIEHLCREGHPGHDLPD